One genomic window of Nitrosomonas sp. Is35 includes the following:
- a CDS encoding response regulator transcription factor, with the protein MNSIKFLILVIEDEDELREGICELIEHFGYEAIPAKTGVEGLKLLLQKIPDVVLCDIMLPDMDGYEVLRRMKEIPHSAFNSKVSVLSTAFIFLTAKATHADIRVGMNLGADDYICKPFSKEELFNSIHARLEKLKELRKLQMYESIRANQDQVVFNEKLDVLTKKEAYIFDLIARGYTSEEIARTLFLSRRTIENHRNNISRKLNLSGPNSLVGFAIRAKLSKTLN; encoded by the coding sequence ATGAATTCTATTAAATTTCTGATTCTTGTCATTGAAGATGAAGATGAATTGCGTGAGGGAATCTGTGAATTGATTGAACATTTTGGATATGAAGCAATACCTGCCAAGACCGGCGTAGAAGGTTTAAAGCTTTTGCTTCAAAAAATACCGGATGTCGTTCTCTGCGACATTATGTTGCCGGACATGGATGGTTATGAAGTGTTGCGCAGAATGAAAGAGATACCTCATTCCGCTTTTAATTCAAAAGTGAGCGTGCTATCGACAGCCTTTATATTTCTGACGGCAAAAGCAACTCATGCCGATATTCGGGTGGGTATGAACCTGGGGGCGGATGACTATATCTGCAAACCGTTTTCAAAAGAGGAGCTATTCAACAGCATTCATGCGCGATTGGAAAAATTGAAGGAATTAAGAAAATTGCAAATGTATGAATCGATTCGAGCCAATCAGGATCAGGTGGTTTTTAATGAAAAATTAGATGTTCTTACAAAAAAAGAAGCCTACATTTTCGATTTGATAGCTCGAGGTTATACGTCGGAAGAAATTGCGAGAACCTTGTTTTTAAGCAGAAGAACCATAGAAAATCACCGGAATAATATTTCCCGGAAACTTAATCTCAGCGGTCCCAATAGTTTGGTTGGTTTTGCCATACGTGCCAAATTGTCAAAAACTCTAAATTAA
- a CDS encoding transglycosylase SLT domain-containing protein: MMDLPPDMQERIVCSITAAIKYEIPANIMLAIAEKESGKPGQWVRNSNGTHDIGSMQFNTLFLQDLSKYGITPDHVENPGCYAYDLAAWRVRLHIKNDKGDIWTKAANYHSRTPKYNAKYRADLITKSVKWANWLEARFPSSNIPN; this comes from the coding sequence ATGATGGATTTACCGCCGGATATGCAGGAAAGGATAGTGTGTTCAATCACTGCTGCCATCAAGTATGAAATACCAGCCAATATCATGCTGGCGATAGCCGAGAAAGAGAGTGGTAAACCGGGCCAATGGGTGCGTAACAGTAACGGTACTCACGATATTGGCTCGATGCAGTTTAATACTTTATTTCTTCAAGATTTATCGAAATATGGCATTACACCTGATCATGTGGAAAATCCGGGGTGTTATGCTTATGATCTGGCCGCATGGCGAGTGCGTTTACATATCAAAAATGATAAAGGCGACATCTGGACAAAAGCAGCCAATTATCATTCACGTACGCCAAAATATAATGCAAAGTATCGGGCTGATTTGATTACTAAGTCCGTCAAATGGGCAAACTGGCTAGAAGCTCGATTCCCTTCTTCAAATATCCCTAATTAG
- a CDS encoding IS5 family transposase, with amino-acid sequence MSFSEYDVTRRTRKGNFLKQIDELIDWDSIEKAISVHYAPLSDITGRPAYPGLLLFKMLLVGIWNGGLSDEAVEEMANSNLHVMRFLGLSLEDEVPDHSVLSRFRTRLTIAAAWDGLLGQINHQIQLLNVTVATGCHVDASITPSPRKPKTRPAYEVVSDREERDDETDAQTSMRVIAVTQPGVDIEARWVKKGGQSVFGYKQHTLVDHNGLVMAVETTAANCHDSKLLLTLLDKAGIVLGTRVHADKAYCSQKHREAFKSRGIKNGIQDKALKNKPLTARQIQRNRLITQARYVVERTFGSQTRWFGSKILRYYGRAKAHAWHILQAMAYNLKRLPRLYVERLLPRQPQASCVF; translated from the coding sequence ATGAGTTTTTCTGAATATGATGTAACCCGCCGAACCCGCAAAGGGAATTTCTTGAAGCAAATCGATGAATTGATAGACTGGGACTCGATAGAGAAGGCGATCTCAGTTCATTATGCACCACTATCGGACATAACAGGACGTCCTGCCTATCCTGGGTTGCTGCTTTTCAAAATGCTGTTAGTGGGAATCTGGAATGGTGGTTTAAGTGATGAAGCGGTTGAAGAAATGGCTAATTCTAATTTGCACGTGATGCGATTTCTGGGATTGTCACTTGAAGATGAAGTACCGGATCATTCTGTGCTGTCGCGTTTCAGAACCCGTTTGACGATAGCCGCAGCGTGGGATGGTTTATTGGGGCAAATCAATCACCAAATTCAGCTGCTCAATGTTACTGTAGCCACTGGATGTCACGTTGACGCCAGCATCACGCCTAGTCCACGTAAGCCAAAGACCCGGCCCGCCTATGAAGTAGTTAGTGATCGCGAAGAGCGTGATGACGAAACAGACGCACAAACATCCATGCGGGTCATCGCGGTCACTCAACCTGGTGTCGATATTGAGGCGCGTTGGGTTAAAAAAGGCGGCCAATCGGTTTTTGGTTATAAACAGCACACGCTGGTTGATCACAATGGTTTGGTGATGGCTGTTGAAACAACGGCCGCTAATTGCCATGACAGCAAGCTGCTGCTAACACTGCTCGATAAAGCCGGGATCGTACTAGGTACCCGGGTTCATGCTGATAAAGCTTACTGTAGTCAGAAACATCGTGAAGCCTTTAAATCGCGCGGCATCAAAAATGGCATTCAGGATAAAGCCTTGAAGAACAAACCGTTGACTGCGCGGCAAATACAGCGCAATCGTTTAATTACACAAGCCCGGTATGTCGTGGAACGTACCTTTGGCAGTCAAACACGCTGGTTTGGTAGCAAGATCCTCCGTTACTACGGTCGAGCCAAAGCACATGCCTGGCATATCCTGCAGGCTATGGCCTATAACCTGAAAAGGTTGCCAAGATTGTATGTTGAGAGGCTTCTACCACGACAACCACAAGCTAGTTGCGTCTTCTAA
- a CDS encoding DUF4347 domain-containing protein, translating to MGNLKLVSSQSFANRSPIKKTRKLLIADASVKDVDVLIAGLKLGIDCWMIEKDGGAQELLKKAFSNYELSVLHLLGHGMPGSITLGDVKVDIANWSYLTGGISEIAQMQPGKISSWQKNTTLSHQWNICFWSCNTGKGSKGKIFMQHVADCTGANVYASSNLVGHSKCGGGWQLDVVAYPRYSINAIKN from the coding sequence ATGGGCAATCTCAAGTTGGTATCTTCTCAATCATTTGCGAACAGATCGCCAATAAAAAAAACAAGAAAATTATTAATTGCCGATGCGAGCGTGAAAGATGTGGATGTGCTCATTGCGGGTCTCAAGCTGGGGATTGACTGCTGGATGATTGAAAAGGATGGCGGCGCGCAAGAGTTATTAAAGAAGGCATTCAGTAACTACGAGCTATCGGTGCTTCACTTGCTCGGCCATGGCATGCCGGGTTCGATCACTTTGGGGGATGTAAAAGTCGACATTGCCAATTGGTCATATTTAACCGGCGGTATTTCAGAAATTGCGCAAATGCAGCCGGGAAAAATTTCATCGTGGCAAAAAAATACAACTCTTTCACATCAATGGAATATCTGTTTTTGGTCGTGCAATACCGGAAAAGGAAGCAAAGGCAAGATTTTTATGCAGCACGTGGCGGATTGCACGGGAGCGAATGTTTATGCATCGAGCAATTTGGTTGGTCATTCGAAATGCGGGGGAGGTTGGCAACTCGATGTGGTTGCATATCCGCGCTATAGCATCAATGCAATAAAGAATTAA
- the trbJ gene encoding P-type conjugative transfer protein TrbJ, producing the protein MINSKNLAAQLIVILLALGNAGYSSVIKAGGLAVIDIANIKQTTTTAIENVAQTLKQIEQYQTQLQQYENMIRNTLAPPAYVWAQAQYTMNRLLYLTNTIRYYEQQYGGLDGYMQRFRNVEYYRSSPCFSLQEKCNEGAWKLLKDGQNTSTDAQKNANDSLLRGLSEHQNQIPLDAAHLQVLQQRTESAQGQMEALQYANQLAAYQANQLLQMRQMLIAQHNAANTQSQAEVDQKAMQQATREAATKRLSPEILPVGRNWSVKDAF; encoded by the coding sequence AGTTGATCGTAATTCTGCTCGCACTGGGTAATGCCGGTTATTCATCGGTTATCAAAGCAGGCGGCCTTGCCGTCATTGATATAGCGAACATAAAACAAACCACAACGACCGCTATTGAGAATGTAGCGCAGACACTGAAGCAGATCGAGCAGTATCAGACACAATTGCAGCAATATGAAAACATGATCCGCAACACGCTGGCGCCACCAGCTTATGTTTGGGCGCAAGCGCAATATACGATGAACCGGTTGCTCTATCTGACCAATACCATACGCTATTATGAACAACAGTATGGAGGGCTGGATGGTTATATGCAGCGGTTTCGCAATGTTGAATATTATCGCAGTTCCCCGTGCTTTAGTTTGCAGGAAAAATGCAATGAAGGCGCCTGGAAACTCCTGAAGGATGGACAAAATACCAGCACCGATGCGCAGAAAAACGCCAATGATTCGCTCTTGCGGGGTTTAAGCGAACATCAGAATCAGATCCCGCTCGATGCAGCGCACCTGCAAGTCTTACAACAAAGAACCGAATCTGCCCAGGGACAAATGGAAGCTCTGCAATATGCCAACCAGCTGGCCGCGTACCAGGCAAACCAGTTACTGCAGATGCGCCAGATGCTGATTGCCCAGCATAATGCTGCCAATACGCAGAGTCAGGCCGAGGTGGATCAAAAGGCCATGCAGCAGGCTACGCGTGAGGCAGCAACCAAGCGATTGAGTCCTGAAATACTGCCAGTTGGTAGAAACTGGTCTGTGAAAGATGCCTTTTGA
- a CDS encoding bifunctional diguanylate cyclase/phosphodiesterase has product MRTISSDSRAIFKILEEIETLEESTNQNNRTRNITLEDCYDARLLRKFNDFYSFLINSLASFIFILDKEGKFVFVSEQVYEILGYRAKNLIGMHFSQLVDEADLSMARHVFLERRISERASYNVEFRLKRKLPDQYESTTTIKTSLCVSCSSIGIYSEYEKIEENKYLGSFGIINKIVDMKGTNGTNHYHENCDILTGLPNKYSFLKEFDFAKLQAIQNETSLVLMIIDLDQFKLINDSYGLEKGDELLRQVANRIQRYIKQTDTLMRMGGDEFVLLLEGINNQQDTACFTESLLISFREPFHLGNKKIKISASIGVACYPQDGETVDELLTKADLAMQDLKAKGKNGYRFFNNSMLNHSNVKMIVNQDLSAALDKNEFEMYYQPQVNAVSCQVVGAEALIRWNHPERGLLTAGAFIDYIEDSGFIIPITEWVINDVMQTLHDWNSMNYYIDQISINISPTYLERLDFVAQLTAAMKHYSVRPEQIEIEILENFNIFNSKHIIDQLWQLRKLGVKIAIDDFGTGYSSLNYLKHFPIDTIKLDQSFVREIKEDNISLPILSAIISIAHELKLNLIAEGVETFYQSNYLRKHGCYWMQGYLYSKPLPKNQFVEILKTKEFKFAT; this is encoded by the coding sequence ATGCGTACAATCTCATCAGATTCAAGAGCAATTTTTAAGATTTTAGAAGAAATTGAGACACTTGAAGAATCTACTAATCAGAACAATCGCACAAGAAATATAACACTGGAAGATTGTTATGATGCAAGATTACTGAGAAAATTTAATGATTTTTATAGCTTTTTGATAAATTCATTGGCAAGTTTTATTTTTATACTCGATAAAGAAGGAAAATTTGTATTTGTTAGTGAACAAGTTTATGAAATTCTCGGCTATAGAGCCAAGAATTTAATTGGAATGCATTTTTCGCAACTGGTTGATGAAGCAGATTTGTCAATGGCGCGCCATGTTTTTTTAGAGCGAAGAATTAGTGAGCGCGCTTCCTACAATGTTGAATTCCGTCTCAAACGAAAGCTTCCCGATCAATATGAAAGCACAACAACTATCAAAACAAGCTTATGTGTTTCTTGCAGCTCGATTGGCATTTATTCAGAGTATGAAAAAATCGAAGAAAATAAATACTTAGGCTCCTTTGGAATTATTAATAAAATTGTAGATATGAAAGGAACAAATGGCACGAATCATTACCATGAGAATTGCGATATCCTAACGGGCTTACCAAACAAATACTCTTTTCTTAAAGAATTTGACTTCGCTAAATTACAAGCTATTCAAAATGAAACAAGCTTGGTGTTGATGATAATTGACTTGGATCAATTTAAATTAATCAATGATTCATATGGTCTAGAAAAGGGCGATGAGCTTTTGCGGCAGGTAGCCAATCGAATTCAACGTTACATTAAACAAACCGATACGTTAATGAGGATGGGGGGGGATGAATTTGTTCTTTTATTAGAAGGAATTAATAATCAACAAGATACCGCATGCTTCACTGAGAGTCTACTTATAAGCTTTAGAGAACCGTTTCATCTAGGCAATAAAAAAATAAAGATATCTGCCAGTATCGGTGTTGCTTGTTATCCCCAAGATGGTGAAACAGTTGATGAGTTGTTAACAAAAGCGGACTTGGCTATGCAAGATTTAAAAGCCAAAGGCAAAAACGGCTATCGTTTCTTCAACAATTCAATGTTAAATCACTCGAATGTAAAAATGATCGTCAATCAAGATCTCAGTGCTGCACTGGATAAAAACGAATTTGAAATGTACTACCAACCGCAAGTCAATGCCGTTAGTTGTCAGGTGGTTGGCGCGGAAGCTTTAATTCGCTGGAATCATCCCGAGAGAGGCTTGTTAACTGCAGGAGCGTTCATTGATTATATTGAAGATAGCGGATTTATCATACCAATTACCGAATGGGTAATTAATGACGTAATGCAGACGTTGCACGACTGGAATTCGATGAATTACTACATAGACCAGATTTCTATCAACATATCCCCCACTTATCTGGAACGCCTGGATTTTGTTGCTCAATTAACAGCAGCTATGAAGCATTATAGCGTTCGTCCCGAACAGATAGAGATCGAGATTCTGGAAAATTTCAATATTTTTAATTCTAAGCACATAATTGATCAGTTGTGGCAACTGAGAAAACTGGGTGTCAAAATTGCTATTGATGATTTTGGAACAGGTTATTCTTCTTTAAATTATCTTAAGCATTTCCCAATTGATACCATTAAGCTCGATCAATCGTTTGTCCGGGAAATTAAAGAGGACAATATCAGTTTGCCGATTTTGTCGGCTATTATTTCAATCGCGCATGAACTTAAGCTTAATCTGATAGCAGAGGGTGTGGAAACATTTTATCAATCGAATTACTTGAGAAAGCATGGTTGCTATTGGATGCAAGGCTATTTATATAGTAAGCCATTACCGAAAAATCAGTTTGTAGAAATTCTTAAAACAAAAGAATTTAAATTTGCCACTTGA
- a CDS encoding VanZ family protein encodes MPLFKTHCFLFILLAIATLVCYHQFDQYLQIGPDLLTGNWKFRSTENSRVDYTEKGLTLFSSDARIGASAHLDLRMVNPGTVLLVSADVKCDSVKTGKQSWNAGRLLLAQNDGKKNRWDLPHSAVDLTGSHDWKNYRKTFTIAPDTEKIWLLAQLSQSSGSLQFQNIHVYPVHENEAYRWAKSFILIAWSAYFLLFAGSFLFVSEMNLFSRLLLISIFIFIIAGTAIPGDMKNQVLTEVKILLDSGSFKSAIPWNLSKVWHLCFFFLFGAILCITMRKESILQTVTIILMLAAGTEFAQLYIKGRTALLGDFFIDVAGGVFGVILTGFFISKLKSMRLGKKTVQ; translated from the coding sequence ATGCCTTTATTTAAAACACACTGTTTTCTTTTCATCCTGCTTGCCATTGCCACATTGGTGTGCTATCACCAGTTTGACCAGTATCTGCAAATCGGTCCTGATCTTTTGACCGGAAACTGGAAATTCCGGTCAACGGAAAACAGCCGGGTTGATTATACAGAAAAGGGCTTAACCCTTTTTTCCAGCGATGCAAGAATTGGCGCCAGCGCGCACCTGGATCTCCGGATGGTAAATCCCGGCACTGTTTTATTGGTTTCCGCCGATGTGAAATGCGATAGCGTGAAAACGGGCAAGCAATCCTGGAACGCGGGAAGATTGCTATTGGCGCAAAATGATGGAAAAAAAAACCGCTGGGATCTGCCGCACTCTGCAGTGGACCTGACTGGAAGTCATGACTGGAAAAATTACCGCAAAACTTTCACCATTGCACCGGATACTGAAAAAATCTGGCTGCTTGCGCAACTCAGTCAATCCAGCGGGTCGTTGCAATTTCAGAATATTCATGTTTACCCGGTACATGAAAATGAAGCTTATCGATGGGCGAAAAGCTTCATTCTGATCGCATGGAGCGCTTATTTCCTGCTGTTTGCCGGTTCATTTCTTTTTGTTAGCGAAATGAATCTCTTCAGCCGCTTACTATTAATTTCCATTTTCATCTTTATCATTGCGGGCACTGCCATACCGGGCGATATGAAAAATCAAGTATTGACCGAAGTCAAAATCCTGCTGGATAGCGGATCATTCAAATCCGCTATCCCGTGGAATTTATCCAAGGTCTGGCATCTGTGCTTTTTTTTCTTATTTGGTGCAATTCTCTGCATAACGATGAGAAAGGAATCAATCCTTCAGACAGTAACGATTATTCTTATGCTGGCCGCAGGTACTGAATTCGCACAACTGTATATCAAAGGACGGACAGCGTTGCTGGGCGACTTTTTTATTGATGTGGCGGGAGGAGTTTTTGGAGTGATTTTGACCGGATTCTTTATTTCAAAGCTGAAAAGCATGCGTTTAGGAAAAAAAACCGTCCAATAA
- the trbL gene encoding P-type conjugative transfer protein TrbL, with translation MLKNPGVIFLVFIVSSSFSSVVFAELAYIDPATNQSVLDQVIQKFLGKAKSWQAVIQGAAERLFWTLVLISMVWTFGVMLLRKADIADFFAEFTRFIIFTGFYFWLLTNAVSGHNIAGTIIASMQQLGGTAAGLPSGASHSSIMDIGVLIWNQATSNLTILQPVDSLIAVIISLIVLIVLAVIAVNMLLLLISSWVLMYAGIFFLGFGGARWTSDIAINYFKTVLGVGIQLFVMLLIVGIGSDLLSSFYAKMGKNVLNYEELAVMLIFTIAFFVLISRLPSLLAGIITGSSIGSSAGIGSYSAGSFMAAAGTAAAVASYGGTLAAGRLTTARSAGMDALRSAIEKGQAQESSGMNNISRGGSK, from the coding sequence ATGCTTAAGAATCCAGGCGTAATTTTCCTTGTTTTTATTGTATCGTCAAGTTTCTCATCTGTTGTGTTTGCAGAGCTTGCTTACATTGATCCTGCTACGAATCAAAGTGTATTAGATCAGGTAATTCAGAAGTTTTTAGGAAAAGCCAAATCTTGGCAAGCGGTCATTCAAGGTGCTGCTGAGCGCTTGTTCTGGACGTTGGTGCTGATTTCCATGGTGTGGACATTTGGAGTGATGCTGTTGCGCAAAGCCGATATCGCGGATTTCTTTGCTGAGTTTACCCGTTTTATTATCTTCACCGGGTTTTACTTCTGGCTGCTGACTAATGCAGTGTCTGGACACAATATTGCGGGTACTATTATTGCCTCGATGCAGCAGTTAGGCGGTACTGCTGCTGGCCTACCTAGTGGTGCCAGTCATTCCAGTATTATGGATATAGGTGTTTTAATCTGGAATCAAGCAACGAGTAATCTTACAATACTGCAACCGGTCGATAGTCTGATTGCTGTCATCATATCGTTGATAGTTCTTATTGTTTTAGCGGTAATTGCAGTGAATATGCTGCTTTTGTTAATCTCATCCTGGGTGCTAATGTATGCGGGTATCTTCTTTTTGGGTTTTGGCGGCGCACGTTGGACATCCGACATCGCCATAAACTACTTTAAAACAGTTCTGGGTGTTGGTATTCAGCTATTTGTTATGCTCCTGATCGTTGGTATTGGTAGTGATCTGTTATCCAGTTTTTACGCCAAAATGGGTAAAAACGTTCTGAATTATGAAGAACTGGCGGTCATGCTGATTTTTACGATTGCATTTTTTGTGTTGATTTCCAGATTACCATCGTTACTTGCTGGCATTATAACGGGAAGCAGCATAGGCTCGAGCGCTGGAATTGGCAGTTATAGTGCAGGTAGTTTTATGGCAGCGGCCGGTACGGCAGCAGCCGTTGCGTCTTATGGCGGCACACTGGCAGCCGGTCGGCTGACAACAGCAAGAAGTGCGGGAATGGATGCTTTGCGGAGTGCAATTGAAAAAGGTCAGGCCCAGGAATCATCAGGTATGAACAATATTTCGCGAGGAGGGAGTAAATAA
- a CDS encoding sensor histidine kinase: MNIINAKIPYQAEIDKKSLSIVQINSGIFFEAIEQAMDGIALLDSEAKFTYLNNSYVRILGYQDQEELIGNSWRVLYQEPEISRIEQEILPILFRDRSWKGYTHGTKKDGTPVLKELSLTKLDDDGFICICREIDFYRKKEIALQRMAIVAEKTSSLVLIADQQGKIVWTNNSFRAKLDYSLPEAEQLSLIDFLHAKNISRRSFKSIHDSLSKSGVFVGEIEFVKKNNTAIHLYVDFTAIHDKDGNLDHFISVNHDITPIKEAEEQLKNSLQLERQLNLFKTQFINLVSHQFRTPLATMRTALDVLDLKLQKDNYTKFHDVFQKYKTIMAKETLRMVKLLENILELGRIDENKIDLIKKEVSLKKFLNQFINNFNLTYDDKRKLKYFFIAPDNTVCLDEMIFTNVLENIISNAFKYSQGRQEPELGVTYHDSAYFLTIKDYGIGIPDGDKKFLFQSFFRARNAKNLQGSGLGLLIAKRLIQLHGGDISIDSKLDEGTTVTIKLPLN, translated from the coding sequence ATGAATATAATCAATGCCAAAATTCCATACCAAGCAGAAATTGATAAAAAATCGCTAAGCATTGTTCAGATTAATTCTGGGATTTTTTTTGAGGCAATCGAACAAGCCATGGATGGCATTGCACTACTGGATAGTGAAGCCAAATTTACTTATCTAAATAATTCATATGTAAGAATTTTAGGATATCAAGATCAAGAAGAATTGATAGGGAACTCATGGCGCGTTTTATATCAAGAGCCTGAGATTAGCAGAATTGAGCAAGAAATCCTTCCAATTTTATTCAGAGATAGAAGTTGGAAGGGTTATACACATGGAACAAAAAAAGATGGAACACCAGTTTTAAAAGAATTATCACTAACAAAGCTAGATGATGATGGATTTATCTGCATATGCAGAGAAATAGATTTTTACAGAAAAAAAGAAATAGCATTACAACGTATGGCGATTGTAGCGGAGAAAACCAGTAGCCTGGTGCTGATTGCCGATCAACAAGGCAAGATAGTCTGGACGAATAATAGCTTCCGCGCAAAACTGGACTATTCATTACCTGAAGCCGAACAACTGTCGTTGATCGATTTTTTGCACGCCAAGAATATTTCGAGAAGGTCTTTTAAGTCAATTCATGACTCGTTGAGTAAGAGTGGAGTTTTTGTCGGTGAAATTGAATTCGTCAAAAAAAATAACACCGCAATTCATCTCTATGTCGATTTCACGGCAATTCATGACAAGGATGGAAATCTGGATCATTTTATATCTGTTAATCATGATATTACGCCGATAAAAGAAGCAGAGGAACAACTTAAGAATAGCTTGCAATTAGAACGGCAGTTGAATCTATTTAAAACGCAATTTATTAATCTGGTTTCTCATCAGTTTCGCACTCCTCTGGCTACCATGCGAACGGCTTTGGACGTGCTCGATTTAAAATTGCAAAAGGATAATTACACGAAATTTCATGATGTTTTTCAGAAATATAAAACGATCATGGCAAAAGAAACTTTGCGCATGGTGAAACTCCTGGAAAACATTTTGGAGCTGGGCAGAATCGATGAAAATAAAATTGATCTGATCAAGAAAGAAGTGTCCTTAAAAAAATTTCTCAATCAATTTATAAATAATTTTAATCTTACGTATGATGATAAGAGAAAATTAAAATATTTTTTTATTGCGCCTGATAACACTGTATGTCTTGATGAAATGATTTTTACAAATGTTCTGGAAAATATCATTTCGAATGCTTTTAAATACTCGCAAGGCAGGCAAGAACCTGAGCTGGGCGTCACGTATCATGATTCCGCTTATTTTCTAACCATAAAAGATTATGGGATAGGAATCCCAGATGGCGACAAAAAGTTTTTGTTTCAATCCTTTTTTAGGGCACGCAATGCAAAAAATTTGCAAGGATCTGGCTTGGGGTTGTTAATAGCAAAAAGGTTAATACAACTTCATGGTGGTGATATAAGCATTGACAGTAAATTAGATGAAGGCACCACGGTCACTATTAAATTGCCTCTTAACTAA